In a genomic window of Streptomyces pristinaespiralis:
- a CDS encoding AAA family ATPase has product MKRYGHGLVLGKFYPPHAGHHHLVRTAADRCERLTVLVCASSVETIPLADRVAWMREVHPGARVVGTMDDIPVDVTDPDVWDAHMAVFRAAVPGRVDAVFTSEAYGAELGRRFGADSVCVDPDRSVFPVSGSAVRKDPVGCWDFLEPPVRAALVRRVVVLGAESTGTTTMARALAEHYRRRGGVWAQTRWVAEYGREFSEHKLAALRARRPGAGWEEVAFSSDEFPLIARRQAVLEERAARAGSPVLFCDTDAFATTIWHERYMGGPYPVAPEPCRQHLWLLTDHTGVGFEDDGLRDGEHLRPWMTGRFREELARTGRRTVELTGPHERRLATAVAAVDALLAEGWDLAEPLPEKR; this is encoded by the coding sequence GTGAAGCGCTACGGACACGGCCTGGTCCTCGGCAAGTTCTATCCGCCGCACGCCGGCCACCACCATCTCGTACGGACGGCTGCCGACCGCTGCGAGCGGCTCACCGTCCTCGTGTGCGCCTCGTCCGTCGAGACGATCCCGCTGGCCGACCGCGTGGCGTGGATGCGCGAAGTGCACCCCGGGGCGCGGGTCGTGGGCACCATGGACGACATCCCCGTGGACGTGACCGACCCTGACGTGTGGGACGCGCACATGGCCGTCTTCCGCGCGGCCGTCCCCGGCCGGGTGGACGCCGTGTTCACCTCGGAGGCGTACGGCGCGGAGCTCGGCCGCCGCTTCGGCGCCGACTCCGTCTGCGTCGACCCCGACCGGAGCGTCTTCCCGGTCTCCGGCAGTGCCGTGCGCAAGGACCCCGTCGGCTGCTGGGACTTCCTCGAGCCGCCGGTGCGTGCCGCGCTCGTCAGGCGGGTCGTCGTCCTCGGCGCCGAGTCGACCGGCACCACCACGATGGCCCGGGCGCTCGCCGAGCACTACCGGCGGCGCGGCGGCGTGTGGGCGCAGACCCGCTGGGTCGCGGAGTACGGACGGGAGTTCAGCGAGCACAAGCTGGCCGCCCTGCGGGCACGGCGGCCGGGCGCCGGCTGGGAAGAGGTGGCGTTCTCCTCCGATGAGTTCCCGCTGATCGCACGGCGGCAGGCGGTGCTCGAGGAGCGCGCCGCGCGGGCCGGCTCGCCGGTCCTCTTCTGCGACACCGACGCCTTCGCCACGACGATCTGGCACGAGCGGTACATGGGCGGCCCCTACCCGGTGGCACCCGAGCCGTGCCGCCAGCACCTGTGGCTGCTGACCGACCACACGGGCGTCGGCTTCGAGGACGACGGCCTGCGCGACGGAGAGCACCTGCGGCCCTGGATGACCGGCCGCTTCCGCGAGGAGCTCGCCCGCACCGGCCGCCGCACCGTCGAGCTCACCGGACCGCACGAGCGGCGGCTCGCCACGGCGGTCGCCGCCGTGGACGCACTGCTCGCCGAGGGCTGGGACCTCGCGGAACCCCTCCCGGAGAAGCGATGA